A single genomic interval of Saccharospirillum mangrovi harbors:
- a CDS encoding DUF4340 domain-containing protein encodes MLNKFNRWLLAALAIQLVLVVAVVSGVWLRPSGADSKPLLTGSREAIQELRITDHSGDDASNITLNRHDDGWQFIVNGVVIPASTARVDTLLDGLFDAQLSWPVAHSGSAAKRFETADDNFRRQLTLVTDDGEQTLYFGTSPSYQQLHVRRADDNAVYAIDLEANQLDADGDHWLDNRLLQIEPSTLSQATLNDIELYQTDDGWVTDGSVANPNPAHWQDWLERWHSVIVSNLIDGDDADSLTATDPVLTVDFGDAGQYRLFHDGDRYALVSSLQDGLFRISNGTGEALSNIDALWQDDPDEPS; translated from the coding sequence ATGTTGAATAAATTCAATCGTTGGTTGCTGGCCGCGCTGGCAATCCAACTGGTGCTGGTTGTCGCCGTGGTTAGTGGCGTCTGGTTGCGGCCGAGCGGTGCCGACAGCAAACCGCTGCTCACCGGCTCGCGTGAGGCGATTCAGGAACTGCGGATCACCGACCACAGCGGCGATGACGCCAGCAACATCACCCTCAATCGCCATGACGATGGCTGGCAGTTCATCGTAAACGGCGTGGTGATTCCCGCCTCGACGGCACGCGTGGACACCCTGCTCGATGGCCTGTTCGACGCCCAGTTGAGCTGGCCGGTGGCGCACAGCGGCTCGGCGGCCAAGCGTTTTGAAACCGCCGACGATAACTTCCGGCGCCAGCTGACGCTGGTCACCGACGATGGCGAGCAGACGCTCTACTTCGGCACCTCGCCCAGTTATCAGCAGTTGCACGTGCGCCGCGCCGACGACAACGCCGTCTACGCCATCGATCTGGAAGCCAATCAACTGGATGCCGACGGCGACCATTGGCTGGACAATCGGCTGTTGCAGATCGAGCCGAGTACGCTCAGCCAGGCGACGCTGAACGACATCGAGCTGTACCAGACCGACGACGGCTGGGTGACCGACGGCAGCGTCGCCAACCCGAACCCGGCGCACTGGCAGGACTGGCTGGAGCGCTGGCACAGCGTCATCGTCAGCAACCTGATTGACGGCGACGATGCCGACAGCCTGACCGCCACCGACCCGGTGTTAACGGTCGATTTCGGCGACGCCGGCCAGTATCGGTTGTTTCACGATGGCGACCGCTACGCGCTGGTAAGCAGTCTTCAGGACGGCCTGTTCCGCATTTCCAACGGCACCGGCGAGGCGCTCAGCAACATCGATGCGTTGTGGCAGGACGACCCGGACGAGCCGTCTTAA
- a CDS encoding calcium/sodium antiporter, which yields MWLAWLAVIGGLVVLVWSADRFVDGAASTARYAGMSPLLIGMLIVGFGTSAPELVVSVIAASDGNPGLALGNAYGSNITNIGLVVGLVAVIAPIQVQSAIVRRELPILLAVTLFAGWQLLDHELSRLDGFLLLVVFAGTMGWSILQGRQPGDALEAEYSEQLDSHEMTLRASILWLIVGLIGLVLSSRALVWGAVDIASSLGVSDLIIGLTVVAIGTSLPELASSLAAIRKKQHDLALGNVIGSGLFNTLAVVGLASTISPMQTDPAVLSRDWVLMSALTVLLLIMGIGMRQRQGRINRFEGAFLLLIYLAYTTYLVQLALSGG from the coding sequence ATGTGGTTAGCCTGGTTGGCCGTGATCGGCGGTTTGGTGGTGCTGGTGTGGAGTGCAGATCGCTTTGTCGATGGCGCTGCAAGCACAGCCCGATACGCGGGCATGTCACCGCTGCTGATCGGTATGTTGATCGTCGGTTTTGGCACCTCGGCACCGGAACTGGTGGTGTCGGTGATTGCCGCGTCCGATGGCAACCCGGGCCTGGCATTGGGTAACGCTTACGGCTCCAACATCACCAACATCGGTCTGGTGGTCGGTCTGGTGGCGGTGATTGCGCCGATACAGGTGCAGTCGGCCATTGTGCGCCGCGAATTGCCGATTCTGCTGGCGGTCACGCTGTTTGCCGGCTGGCAATTGCTCGACCACGAACTGTCGCGCCTCGATGGCTTCCTGTTGCTGGTCGTCTTTGCCGGCACCATGGGCTGGTCGATTTTGCAGGGTCGGCAGCCGGGCGATGCGCTGGAAGCCGAATACAGCGAGCAATTGGACAGCCATGAGATGACGCTGCGGGCATCCATCCTCTGGCTGATCGTTGGTTTGATCGGCTTGGTGTTGAGTTCACGCGCGTTAGTGTGGGGCGCGGTGGACATCGCCTCCAGCCTGGGCGTCAGTGATCTGATCATTGGTCTGACCGTCGTTGCCATCGGCACCTCGCTGCCAGAACTGGCGTCGTCATTGGCAGCGATCCGCAAGAAGCAGCATGACCTGGCACTGGGCAACGTCATTGGTTCTGGCTTGTTCAACACCCTGGCCGTGGTCGGACTGGCGTCCACCATCAGCCCGATGCAGACCGACCCGGCGGTATTGAGCCGCGACTGGGTGTTGATGTCTGCACTGACGGTGTTGTTGCTGATCATGGGCATCGGCATGCGTCAGCGGCAAGGGCGCATCAATCGGTTTGAAGGCGCGTTTCTGTTGCTGATCTACCTGGCCTACACAACCTATCTGGTTCAACTGGCGCTGAGCGGCGGTTAG
- a CDS encoding VOC family protein, translating into MPALFHLAFNVTDLDEARRFYGGVLGCVEGRSTDTWVDFELYGHQLSLHLGEVWTTRNTGQVDGVAVPMPHFGVILPLADWQALADRLQQAGTDFVIPPTKRYAGQPGEQHTLFFYDPFGNPIEAKGFADFAGLFER; encoded by the coding sequence ATGCCGGCACTGTTTCATCTGGCTTTTAACGTGACTGATCTGGACGAAGCGCGCCGTTTCTACGGCGGCGTGCTCGGCTGTGTGGAAGGTCGCTCGACCGACACCTGGGTCGATTTCGAACTCTACGGTCATCAGTTATCGCTGCACTTGGGTGAGGTCTGGACCACGCGCAACACCGGCCAGGTCGACGGCGTTGCGGTGCCAATGCCGCATTTCGGCGTGATACTGCCACTCGCCGACTGGCAAGCGCTGGCGGATCGATTGCAACAGGCCGGCACCGACTTCGTGATTCCACCGACCAAACGCTACGCCGGCCAGCCGGGCGAACAGCACACGCTGTTTTTCTACGACCCGTTTGGTAACCCGATTGAAGCCAAAGGCTTTGCCGATTTCGCCGGCTTGTTTGAACGTTAA
- a CDS encoding ArsR/SmtB family transcription factor, whose product MGIEVSAIEVLQTVTTGSSQDHAMQPDIAQLAAELGDPSRAQMLTALLGGQALTATELALCADISPSTASSHLARLQRSGLIQLRKQGRHRYFELNGAPVAELLERLFGLSAAQAPTIATGPDDIALRRARVCYDHLAGQLGVQLHDGLCAQGLIDSYADQCQLTDAGQAQFAQWGFVAQRSRRPLCRACLDWSERRSHLAGQVGQWILEEVLRRGWARRDPQSRSLLFSPAGERAFRQRFGVLAEAVSLSA is encoded by the coding sequence ATGGGCATCGAAGTGTCGGCAATCGAGGTGTTGCAGACTGTCACCACCGGCTCTTCACAGGACCACGCCATGCAACCGGACATCGCTCAACTGGCCGCCGAACTCGGCGATCCCAGCCGCGCTCAGATGCTGACCGCCTTGCTCGGAGGCCAAGCGCTGACCGCCACCGAACTCGCGCTCTGCGCCGACATCAGCCCGTCCACCGCCAGCAGCCATTTGGCGCGGTTACAGCGCAGTGGCCTGATTCAATTGCGTAAGCAGGGGCGACATCGGTATTTCGAATTGAACGGTGCGCCGGTGGCGGAATTGCTGGAGCGGTTGTTTGGTTTATCTGCCGCTCAGGCACCGACGATTGCGACCGGGCCGGACGACATCGCCTTACGCCGGGCACGTGTCTGTTACGACCACCTGGCCGGGCAATTGGGCGTGCAATTGCACGACGGACTTTGCGCTCAAGGGTTGATCGACAGTTACGCCGACCAATGCCAGCTCACCGATGCCGGCCAGGCGCAATTCGCGCAGTGGGGATTTGTCGCCCAGCGCAGCCGACGGCCGCTGTGTCGCGCCTGCCTCGACTGGAGCGAACGCCGCAGCCACTTAGCCGGTCAGGTGGGGCAATGGATTCTTGAGGAGGTGTTGCGGCGAGGTTGGGCGCGGCGCGATCCGCAATCGCGCAGCCTGTTGTTCAGCCCGGCCGGTGAACGCGCTTTTCGTCAGCGTTTTGGTGTGCTGGCCGAAGCGGTCAGCTTGTCGGCTTAA
- a CDS encoding NIPSNAP family protein, whose amino-acid sequence MTITCFIEYRIDPSQREQFAEYARRWGEIIPACGGQLLGYFLPWEGTNYQAWGLISFASLAEYEAYRVRLRNDAAGRANFEFAQREGFILEERRTFLTPVPESCDWLTEAQP is encoded by the coding sequence ATGACCATCACCTGTTTTATCGAGTATCGCATTGATCCAAGCCAGCGCGAGCAGTTCGCTGAATACGCACGCCGTTGGGGCGAGATTATTCCCGCCTGCGGCGGCCAGTTACTGGGTTATTTTCTGCCTTGGGAAGGCACTAATTATCAGGCCTGGGGGTTGATCAGTTTTGCCAGTCTGGCTGAGTACGAAGCGTATCGGGTGCGCTTGCGCAATGACGCCGCCGGTCGTGCTAATTTCGAGTTCGCCCAACGCGAGGGTTTTATTCTCGAAGAACGGCGGACCTTTTTAACGCCGGTACCGGAAAGCTGCGATTGGCTAACGGAGGCGCAGCCATGA
- a CDS encoding antibiotic biosynthesis monooxygenase family protein — MIAVIFEALPNAGRQDDYLAAAERLRAQLINQPGFISIERFQSLTKPTKLLSLSFWQDETAVRLWREQSDHRQAQAAGRTEIFTDYRLRVAQVLRDYGRFDREEAPAD, encoded by the coding sequence ATGATCGCGGTGATTTTCGAAGCGCTGCCCAACGCAGGCCGCCAGGACGATTATCTGGCGGCAGCAGAACGGTTGCGGGCGCAGCTGATCAATCAGCCGGGCTTTATTTCCATCGAGCGGTTTCAGAGTCTGACCAAGCCGACCAAGTTGTTGTCGTTGTCGTTCTGGCAGGACGAAACGGCGGTGCGACTGTGGCGCGAACAGAGCGATCATCGCCAGGCGCAGGCCGCCGGAAGGACGGAGATTTTTACGGATTATCGTTTGCGGGTGGCGCAGGTGTTGCGCGATTACGGTCGGTTTGATCGAGAGGAAGCGCCGGCCGATTGA
- a CDS encoding cobalamin-independent methionine synthase II family protein yields MKLSTDRILTTHVGSLPRSQAVVDVLMAREHGTETDPKQFEAVVSEAVREVVKLQADAGIDVISDGELSKIGYATYIKDRLTGFDGHQPRKVALDLADYPEYQEKMALVAGKQSFKRLCCTGPVEVSTTEPLNFDLKNFKSAVDGANVTDAFMNAASPGVVSAFQPNQYYPSIAEYLEAISKAMQPEYEAIVDAGFVLQLDCPDLAMARHTGFQDLTEAEFLAQAELQVEALNAALVNIPAEKLRMHVCWGNYEGPHTYDIDLRKIMNVILKAKPSAILFEASNPRHAHEWQIWKETKLPDNKILVPGVIDSTSNYVEHPELIAQRIQQFTDIVGRERVMAGTDCGFATFAGVGKVDSKIVWKKLASLAEGAALASKKLF; encoded by the coding sequence ATGAAACTGAGCACCGACCGCATTCTGACCACCCACGTCGGCAGCCTGCCGCGTTCCCAAGCCGTGGTGGATGTCTTGATGGCACGCGAACACGGCACCGAAACCGATCCGAAACAGTTTGAAGCCGTGGTATCTGAGGCCGTACGCGAAGTGGTGAAACTTCAGGCCGACGCCGGTATCGACGTGATCAGCGACGGCGAGCTGAGCAAGATCGGCTACGCCACCTACATCAAAGACCGCCTCACCGGTTTCGACGGCCACCAGCCGCGCAAAGTCGCACTGGACCTCGCCGACTACCCGGAATATCAGGAAAAGATGGCGCTGGTCGCCGGCAAGCAAAGTTTCAAACGGCTGTGCTGCACCGGCCCGGTGGAAGTCTCCACCACCGAGCCGCTGAATTTCGATCTGAAGAATTTCAAAAGCGCAGTTGATGGCGCGAACGTCACCGACGCCTTTATGAACGCCGCTTCGCCGGGCGTGGTGTCGGCGTTCCAGCCGAACCAGTATTACCCCAGCATCGCCGAGTATCTGGAAGCCATCAGCAAGGCGATGCAGCCGGAATACGAAGCCATTGTCGATGCGGGATTTGTGCTGCAACTGGACTGCCCGGATTTGGCGATGGCGCGCCACACCGGCTTCCAGGATTTAACCGAAGCCGAATTCCTGGCTCAGGCCGAGTTGCAGGTCGAAGCGCTGAACGCCGCGCTGGTGAACATTCCGGCGGAAAAACTGCGTATGCACGTGTGCTGGGGCAACTACGAAGGCCCACACACTTACGACATCGACTTGCGCAAAATCATGAACGTGATTTTAAAAGCCAAACCGTCGGCGATTCTGTTCGAAGCCTCGAACCCACGCCACGCGCACGAATGGCAAATCTGGAAAGAAACCAAATTACCGGACAACAAAATTCTGGTGCCAGGTGTGATCGATTCCACCTCCAACTACGTTGAACACCCGGAACTGATCGCCCAGCGCATTCAGCAATTCACCGACATTGTGGGCCGCGAACGCGTGATGGCCGGCACCGACTGCGGCTTCGCCACGTTCGCGGGCGTTGGCAAAGTCGATTCCAAAATCGTCTGGAAAAAACTGGCGTCACTGGCCGAGGGCGCGGCGCTGGCGAGCAAGAAATTGTTCTGA
- a CDS encoding AAA family ATPase has translation MTTERSLSRLRAALQTRILGQPELIESLMLALLADGHLLVEGAPGLAKTTAIKALAAAIDGDFQRIQFTPDLLPADVTGSDIYRAQTQSFEFQPGPVFANLVLADEINRAPAKVQSALLEAMSERQVTVGGKTYALPDPFLVMATQNPIEHEGTYALPEAQLDRFLMRVRLDYPDAATERQVLELARRREARADTDTETLASLNDLLAARRALNDVYVAEAVSDYIVHLIDASRRPAYYSGRLADVIDFGASPRATLALERCSRALAWLEGEDFVTPDQVKRLAHRVLEHRLVLSLSGQAEGWTAAAVVDHLLDSVAVP, from the coding sequence ATGACCACCGAACGATCCTTGTCCAGGCTGCGCGCCGCGCTGCAGACACGCATTTTGGGTCAGCCGGAGCTGATTGAATCGCTGATGCTGGCGTTGCTGGCCGACGGCCATTTATTGGTCGAAGGCGCACCCGGCTTAGCCAAAACCACCGCCATCAAGGCGTTGGCGGCGGCTATCGATGGCGATTTTCAGCGCATCCAGTTCACCCCCGATTTATTGCCCGCCGATGTCACCGGTTCCGACATCTACCGCGCCCAAACCCAAAGCTTTGAGTTTCAGCCCGGCCCGGTGTTCGCCAATCTGGTGTTGGCCGACGAAATCAACCGGGCACCGGCCAAGGTGCAGTCGGCGTTGCTCGAAGCCATGTCGGAACGGCAGGTGACCGTCGGCGGTAAAACCTACGCCTTGCCCGATCCGTTTTTGGTGATGGCGACGCAAAACCCGATCGAACACGAAGGCACTTACGCCTTGCCGGAAGCGCAACTCGACCGCTTTCTGATGCGCGTGCGGCTGGATTACCCGGACGCCGCCACCGAGCGTCAGGTATTGGAACTGGCGCGCCGCCGCGAAGCCCGGGCCGATACCGACACCGAAACACTCGCCAGTCTGAACGACTTGCTCGCCGCCCGACGCGCCCTGAACGATGTTTATGTCGCCGAAGCGGTGAGCGATTACATCGTCCATCTGATCGACGCCAGTCGCCGCCCCGCTTATTACAGCGGTCGCTTGGCAGACGTCATCGATTTCGGTGCCTCGCCGCGCGCCACTTTGGCGTTGGAACGCTGCTCGCGGGCGCTGGCCTGGCTCGAAGGCGAGGATTTCGTCACGCCCGATCAGGTGAAGCGGCTGGCGCATCGGGTGCTGGAGCATCGACTGGTGCTGTCACTGTCTGGTCAAGCCGAAGGCTGGACCGCCGCTGCCGTGGTCGATCATCTGCTGGACAGCGTGGCGGTGCCCTGA
- a CDS encoding DUF58 domain-containing protein, translating into MPPALLPTGTEVRLEDLLALRLIAGDLSRIPQRRPAQLPEGEQRSRQRGQSREFAELRAYQSGDDVRRIDWRVTARRNEPYLRVFEAERRQPQLIWLDLSASLYFGSQTVFKSVVASHWAAFLGWRLVGLKQSVRLLVTGPGIELWLHLRRPADVAAACQQLAQAHHLLAQRYVTGTEAPRLGAIQAALAGRPNLWLLSDLSHWTPATLDSALPLQRLHGLTLLQPVDAVEAELPPVGTLSVRGNRGDTRLPTDAARVRHHHRQAFADRQADWQQWANRRDARWRPTGTQTFDWSEVRQWPLPT; encoded by the coding sequence ATGCCGCCGGCCCTGCTGCCAACGGGCACCGAGGTCCGACTGGAAGATTTGCTGGCGCTGCGCCTGATCGCCGGCGACCTCAGTCGCATTCCCCAGCGCCGCCCGGCGCAACTTCCCGAGGGTGAACAGCGCAGCCGCCAGCGCGGCCAAAGCCGCGAGTTCGCCGAACTGCGCGCCTACCAAAGTGGCGACGACGTTCGCCGCATCGACTGGCGCGTCACCGCCCGCCGCAACGAACCCTACCTGCGAGTATTCGAAGCCGAACGTCGGCAACCGCAACTGATCTGGCTCGACCTCAGCGCCAGCTTGTATTTCGGCAGCCAGACGGTCTTCAAGTCGGTCGTCGCCAGCCATTGGGCGGCGTTTCTGGGGTGGCGTTTAGTCGGGCTGAAACAGAGCGTGCGCTTGCTGGTGACCGGGCCGGGCATCGAACTGTGGCTGCATCTGCGGCGTCCGGCCGATGTCGCGGCGGCGTGCCAGCAACTGGCGCAGGCGCATCACTTGTTGGCGCAGCGGTATGTGACTGGCACCGAAGCGCCCCGGCTCGGTGCGATTCAGGCGGCATTGGCCGGCCGGCCCAATCTCTGGCTGCTGTCGGACTTGTCGCACTGGACGCCAGCGACGCTCGACAGCGCCCTGCCGCTGCAACGCCTGCATGGTTTGACGTTGCTGCAACCGGTCGATGCCGTCGAAGCCGAGTTGCCGCCGGTCGGCACGCTGTCGGTGCGCGGCAACCGGGGCGATACCCGGCTGCCGACCGACGCCGCCCGGGTGCGCCATCATCACCGCCAGGCCTTTGCCGACCGCCAGGCAGACTGGCAGCAATGGGCCAACCGCCGCGACGCACGCTGGCGGCCCACGGGCACTCAAACATTCGATTGGTCGGAGGTGCGCCAATGGCCGCTGCCGACCTGA
- a CDS encoding DUF4381 family protein — MAAADLSVLTAQLLANAPPAAPSLWPPAWPVWALALSLLLTLLAGWFYRRKTARRRRYLRALRQVKRQSAQRRLRQLHALLRNAGGAEVRRLSAAEFAQAVAQTLGQQQPPAWVNAHYRRRAERVNWRDVRRLIRRWCA; from the coding sequence ATGGCCGCTGCCGACCTGAGTGTGTTGACCGCACAATTGCTCGCCAATGCACCGCCAGCCGCGCCGTCGCTCTGGCCGCCCGCCTGGCCGGTGTGGGCGCTGGCGCTGAGTCTGTTGCTGACGTTATTGGCGGGGTGGTTTTATCGCCGCAAAACCGCCCGTCGTCGCCGTTATCTGCGCGCACTGCGGCAGGTGAAACGGCAATCGGCGCAACGCCGACTGCGCCAACTTCACGCCTTACTGCGCAACGCCGGTGGCGCCGAAGTGCGACGGTTGAGTGCGGCCGAGTTCGCTCAGGCCGTGGCTCAGACACTCGGTCAGCAACAGCCGCCCGCCTGGGTAAACGCGCATTACCGCCGCCGCGCCGAGCGCGTGAACTGGCGCGACGTGCGTCGGCTGATCCGACGGTGGTGCGCGTGA
- a CDS encoding VWA domain-containing protein, which translates to MSLAWPWALLALPLPWLIWWRLPARVSADRLRHPLVHSWLAASDSREPARSGRLGFWLWLVWLLLIVALARPQTLGPPLIPTQPGRNIMLVVDLSLSMAEADMEWQGRPLSRYQAVQAVVGDFVRQRRGDALGLVVFGDFAALQAPLTPDVEAVEGVLRTLQPGMAGNSTAIGDGLAMAVQRLHEVQASDAVIILLSDGENTAGELSPQQGAEAAEASGVRVHSIGFGAEPRLGVFSMSGSTVDEATLKEIAERTGGQYFRARSTEELAEVYRQLDALEPSPQRSLNARQARDWFWLPALVALLVLSLGRWLALARRPV; encoded by the coding sequence GTGAGTCTGGCCTGGCCCTGGGCGCTGCTGGCGCTGCCGTTGCCCTGGCTGATCTGGTGGCGGTTGCCGGCGCGCGTCAGTGCCGACCGGCTGCGTCATCCGCTGGTGCACAGTTGGCTGGCGGCCAGCGATTCGCGCGAACCGGCGCGTTCCGGTCGGCTCGGGTTCTGGCTGTGGCTGGTCTGGCTGTTGTTGATCGTCGCGTTGGCGCGGCCACAAACCCTCGGCCCGCCGCTGATTCCCACCCAGCCTGGGCGCAACATCATGCTGGTGGTCGATTTGTCGCTGAGCATGGCCGAGGCCGATATGGAATGGCAGGGCCGTCCGTTGAGCCGTTATCAGGCGGTGCAGGCGGTGGTCGGCGATTTTGTGCGCCAGCGCCGGGGCGATGCCCTGGGTCTGGTGGTGTTTGGTGATTTCGCCGCGCTGCAAGCGCCGCTGACGCCGGACGTCGAAGCGGTCGAAGGCGTACTGCGCACCTTGCAGCCGGGCATGGCCGGCAACAGCACCGCCATTGGCGATGGCCTGGCGATGGCGGTGCAGCGGTTGCACGAAGTGCAAGCCAGCGACGCTGTGATCATTCTGTTATCGGACGGTGAAAACACCGCTGGCGAGTTGTCGCCACAACAGGGCGCCGAAGCGGCCGAAGCCAGCGGCGTGCGTGTGCACAGCATCGGTTTTGGCGCTGAACCCCGGCTGGGCGTGTTCAGCATGAGTGGCAGCACCGTCGATGAAGCCACGCTGAAAGAGATCGCCGAACGGACCGGCGGCCAATATTTCCGCGCCCGTTCAACCGAGGAACTGGCCGAAGTCTATCGACAATTGGACGCGCTCGAACCCAGCCCGCAGCGCAGTCTGAACGCCCGCCAGGCGCGCGACTGGTTCTGGTTACCGGCATTGGTGGCGCTGTTGGTGTTGAGTCTGGGCCGCTGGCTGGCACTGGCGCGGAGGCCGGTATGA
- a CDS encoding VWA domain-containing protein has protein sequence MTLLRPWLLLLLLPWLIGWWWTRRRERSAAWSRLIQPQLLQALDHEPGRDPIVQHWLLGLAGVLIIVALAGPAQSQATSTRLSHGNLVVLLDVSLSMAAEDLVPSRLERARRVVFDWADSGLFERTAVIVYSASAHWLMPLTEDAQTLALQLEQLDPFEMPRYGNRPELAFQLLAQKQSQLAGAPLHRLWLTDDPASERLADIDTANNSGHTWIMPVGTENGGPIPLPNGDGFVTDADRMVVANLDRDAFEQAAKRLDATLLGLGSQPQSEWLNARRSVRSSGASLTDLGPWLLLPALLLLLPWYRRGLVFAVPLLVVLTGQPTPAMAAEPWWHNAEQRAYDAWRNGDIARSRALTQRPELLGQLAFDAGDYATAADAWSQSNRADDHYNRGNALVNLGELEAALAAYDQALALGEHPAAQYNRQLVADFLAQQNTEQDSQPQSAERQPTPDSLHLDPNEPAEQRTEDDEASAEQRIQNARLDQLLNRIPPPRGNLLERRLQQEYRQAPVDDAGATLW, from the coding sequence ATGACGCTGTTGCGCCCCTGGCTGTTGCTGTTATTGCTGCCCTGGCTCATTGGCTGGTGGTGGACGCGCCGACGCGAGCGCAGTGCCGCCTGGAGCCGGCTGATTCAACCGCAATTGCTGCAAGCGCTGGATCACGAACCGGGCCGCGACCCCATCGTTCAGCACTGGCTGCTCGGTCTGGCGGGTGTGTTGATCATCGTCGCACTGGCCGGACCAGCGCAAAGCCAGGCGACCAGCACCCGTCTCAGCCACGGCAATCTGGTGGTGTTGCTCGACGTCAGTCTGTCGATGGCCGCCGAAGATCTGGTGCCGAGCCGGCTCGAACGTGCCCGCCGCGTGGTCTTCGACTGGGCCGATTCGGGTCTGTTCGAGCGCACCGCCGTTATCGTCTATTCCGCCTCGGCGCATTGGCTGATGCCACTCACCGAAGACGCCCAAACGCTGGCGCTGCAACTGGAACAACTCGATCCCTTCGAAATGCCGCGCTACGGCAACCGGCCGGAACTGGCGTTTCAGTTGCTGGCGCAAAAACAATCGCAACTGGCCGGCGCGCCGCTGCATCGGTTGTGGCTGACCGACGATCCGGCCAGCGAACGACTGGCCGACATCGACACCGCGAACAACAGCGGCCACACCTGGATCATGCCGGTCGGCACCGAAAACGGCGGCCCGATTCCATTGCCCAACGGCGATGGATTCGTCACCGACGCCGACCGCATGGTGGTCGCCAACCTCGACCGCGATGCCTTCGAACAAGCCGCCAAACGCCTCGACGCCACCTTGCTGGGCCTGGGCAGCCAACCGCAGAGCGAGTGGCTGAACGCGCGTCGCAGCGTCCGATCTTCCGGGGCGTCACTGACCGATCTCGGCCCCTGGCTGTTGTTGCCGGCGCTGTTGTTATTGCTGCCCTGGTATCGACGCGGACTGGTGTTTGCCGTGCCGTTGCTGGTCGTTTTGACTGGACAACCGACACCGGCAATGGCGGCCGAACCCTGGTGGCACAACGCCGAACAGCGCGCCTACGACGCCTGGCGAAACGGCGACATCGCACGCAGCCGCGCACTGACACAACGACCGGAATTGCTCGGACAATTGGCGTTTGATGCTGGCGATTACGCCACCGCGGCCGACGCCTGGTCGCAGTCGAACCGCGCCGACGATCACTACAATCGCGGCAACGCCCTGGTCAACCTGGGCGAACTGGAAGCGGCGCTGGCGGCGTACGATCAGGCATTGGCACTGGGCGAGCATCCGGCGGCGCAGTACAACCGTCAGTTGGTGGCCGATTTTCTGGCGCAGCAAAACACCGAACAGGACTCGCAACCGCAAAGTGCTGAGCGTCAGCCAACACCGGATTCACTGCATCTGGACCCAAACGAGCCGGCCGAACAACGCACCGAGGACGATGAAGCCAGCGCCGAACAACGCATTCAGAACGCGCGGCTGGATCAATTGCTGAACCGGATTCCGCCGCCGCGTGGCAATCTGCTGGAGCGGCGTCTGCAACAGGAATACCGGCAGGCGCCGGTGGACGATGCGGGGGCGACGCTGTGGTGA